In the Quercus lobata isolate SW786 chromosome 5, ValleyOak3.0 Primary Assembly, whole genome shotgun sequence genome, one interval contains:
- the LOC115989569 gene encoding serine/threonine-protein kinase D6PKL2-like, with the protein MMASKTDVRASMKQRQKTAVVQTVEANDRRPSPLQVSKASKTELVPPEQSPKPVENKSKQVKGEAAKKESPNSSQKGLSDSLNNKFDSSSSAQGLEQASTGVDSTVNETRGSLGSSVDQEKKTSEYGSAKVSDGNSSLAKTSGSAKISDRVDFVESGKSSMCRGSTSSDVSDESTCSSFSSSISKPHKANDLRWEAIQAVRTRDGVLGLTHFRLLKRLGCGDIGSVYLSELSGTKCYFAMKVMDKGSLATRKKLLRAQTEREILQSLDHPFLPTLYTHFETDKFSCLVMEFCPGGDLHTLRQRQPGKHFPEQAVKFYVAEVLLSLEYLHMLGIVYRDLKPENVLVREDGHIMLSDFDLSLRCAVSPTLVKTSFMESDPLRKNTVYCVQPACIEPSCIQPSCVVPTTCFSPRLFSSKSKKDRKPKNEIGNQVSPLPELMAEPTDARSMSFVGTHEYLAPEIIKGEGHGSAVDWWTFGIFLYELLFGKTPFKGSGNRATLFNVVGQPLRFPESPVVSFAARDLIKGLLIKEPQHRLAYKRGATEIKQHPFFEGVNWALIRCATPPEIPKPIEVERIPAPTASTSEKTAPTMPAPNQKGSDNYLEFDFF; encoded by the exons ATGATGGCCTCAAAAACTGATGTAAGAGCTTCCATGAAACAGAGACAGAAAACAGCTGTTGTTCAAACGGTTGAGGCAAATGATCGCAGGCCTTCACCTCTGCAGGTTTCAAAGGCAAGCAAAACTGAGTTGGTTCCTCCTGAACAATCACCAAAACCTGTTGAGAACAAATCAAAGCAGGTTAAGGGTGAAGCTGCTAAAAAGGAGTCACCAAATTCTAGTCAAAAGGGGTTGTCTGATtctttgaataataaatttgattcAAGTTCTTCCGCACAGGGTCTTGAGCAAGCATCAACAGGGGTAGATTCTACCGTAAATGAGACAAGAGGCTCACTGGGAAGTTCTGttgatcaagaaaagaagacATCGGAGTATGGGAGTGCTAAAGTTAGTGATGGGAACAGCAGTCTTGCCAAGACCAGTGGAAGTGCCAAGATTAGTGATCGTGTTGATTTTGTTGAGAGTGGCAAGAGCAGTATGTGTAGAGGAAGTACAAGCAGTGATGTAAGCGATGAGAGCACCTGTAGCAGCTTTAGTAGTAGTATTAGCAAGCCTCACAAAGCAAATGACTTGAGATGGGAAGCCATCCAAGCTGTTCGAACAAGAGatggggttttgggtttgacCCATTTCAGACTTCTGAAAAGGCTGGGTTGTGGTGATATAGGCAGTGTCTATCTGTCAGAGTTAAGTGGAACTAAATGTTATTTTGCAATGAAGGTTATGGACAAAGGTTCTCTTGCAACTCGTAAGAAGCTGCTTCGTGCTCAGACAGAAAGAGAGATATTGCAATCTCTGGATCACCCCTTCCTTCCAACATTGTACACCCACTTCGAGACAGATAAGTTCTCATGCTTGGTAATGGAGTTCTGTCCTGGAGGAGACTTGCACACTCTTAGGCAGAGGCAACCAGGCAAGCATTTTCCTGAGCAGGCAGTCAA ATTTTATGTAGCAGAGGTCCTGCTATCTCTGGAGTACCTCCACATGCTTGGGATTGTCTACCGTGACCTTAAGCCAGAAAATGTCCTTGTGAGGGAAGATGGACATATAATGCTCTCTGACTTTGACCTCTCCCTCCGTTGTGCTGTTAGTCCAACTCTTGTGAAAACCTCATTTATGGAGTCTGATCCATTACGAAAGAACACTGTGTATTGTGTCCAGCCAGCTTGCATTGAGCCTTCCTGCATTCAGCCATCCTGTGTAGTCCCTACAACATGCTTCTCACCACGCCTCTTTTCAAGCAAGTCTAAGAAGGACCGGAAACCTAAAAATGAGATAGGAAACCAAGTCAGCCCATTACCTGAGCTCATGGCAGAACCAACTGATGCACGGTCTATGTCATTTGTTGGGACCCATGAGTACTTGGCACCTGAGATCATTAAGGGTGAAGGTCATGGAAGTGCCGTAGATTGGTGGACTTTTGGAATTTTTCTGTATGAGCTATTGTTTGGTAAAACTCCTTTTAAGGGATCAGGAAATCGGGCTACGTTGTTCAATGTTGTAGGTCAGCCTCTTCGTTTTCCAGAATCACCGGTTGTCAGTTTTGCAGCAAGGGATCTTATAAAGGGTTTGCTTATAAAGGAGCCACAGCATAGATTGGCTTATAAACGAGGGGCAACTGAGATCAAGCAACATCCCTTCTTTGAAGGTGTGAATTGGGCATTGATACGCTGTGCGACTCCACCTGAGATCCCAAAGCCCATTGAGGTGGAGAGAATACCTGCCCCAACAGCGTCAACGAGTGAAAAGACTGCTCCCACTATGCCTGCTCCCAATCAGAAAGGTTCTGATAATTATCTTGAGTTTGATTTCTTTTAG
- the LOC115989570 gene encoding U-box domain-containing protein 35-like: MSVSSTENDKGNTSTRSSPTEMDMEEETPSELFEINQDVLRASIVEEHEHEGSLFSFDFQNWNDRVFVAVGAAEESSSSMDALEWTLRHVVTPSTMVLLIHVFPVMRFIPSPLGMIPRHQVKPEMVQEYVTQERAKRKKLLQEFLNKCSASKVKVDVVLIESSNIAKAIVEIIPILKIRKLVIGTAQSSLRKLVSRRERGSGIANWIFQNALDSCDVKFICEGKEVIDQMIGWSHRISNGNSFRSIKEEEKPNSSFWLKCFIC, translated from the exons ATGTCGGTATCATCAACAGAGAATGATAAGGGAAACACCAGCACACGTAGCAGCCCAACTGAGATGGATATGGAGGAAGAGACTCCAAGTGAACTGTTCGAGATAAACCAAGATGTACTCAGGGCTTCTATCGTGGAAGAGCATGAGCATGAGGGTAGTTTGTTCTCTTTTGATTTTCAAAACTGGAATGATAGAGTGTTTGTAGCTGTGGGGGCGGCAGAAGAGTCAAGCTCAAGCATGGATGCACTGGAGTGGACTCTGAGACACGTTGTTACTCCCTCCACTATGGTCCTTCTCATACATGTTTTCCCTGTCATGCGCTTCATTCCAAGTCCAt TAGGAATGATTCCAAGGCATCAAGTGAAACCGGAGATGGTGCAGGAATATGTGACCCAAGAAAGAGCCAAGAGGAAGAAGCTCCTTCAAGAGTTTCTTAACAAATGCTCTGCCTCCAAG GTGAAGGTTGATGTTGTGCTCATTGAAAGTAGTAACATTGCTAAGGCTATTGTGGAGATTATTCCTATTCTCAAAATAAGAAAGCTAGTGATTGGAACCGCACAATCAAGTTTAAG GAAACTGGTGtcgaggagagagagaggaagcgGGATTGCTAATTGGATCTTTCAGAATGCACTGGATTCCTGCGATGTTAAGTTCATCTGTGAAGGGAAGGAAGTTATTGACCAGATGATTGGATGGTCACATCGAATCAGCAATGGAAATAGTTTCAGGTccattaaagaagaagaaaaacccaATAGTTCCTTCTGGCTCAAGTGCTTTATATGTTAG
- the LOC115992408 gene encoding U-box domain-containing protein 35-like — translation MSVSLSSEIGHIQSHDEASASTTVGYRNQFNAYSSVSEIEEESSSTSEIIEVNDHGLVRMETIKEESFEAGSLYSLDLQSLEDSVYVGVGKSESSMEALVWTLKHAVTSPSTMVYLVHVFPEILYIPSPLGKIPKNQVSPEQVQSYMDQERNKRRELLQKFLNACSSSKVKVDTILIESEMVSKAILDLIPIVNIRKLVLGTTKSSLRRLKFRKGNGIADQVLKSAPVSCEVKIICEGKEVIDLMSESPTPSPRARGNDEINPKPTQKSPVQRSISKKFQRTDSFKWLLCFRPKE, via the exons ATGTCTGTGTCATTGTCATCAGAGATAGGACATATCCAATCCCATGATGAAGCCAGCGCATCTACAACTGTTGGGTATAGGAACCAGTTTAACGCATATAGCAGCGTGAGCGAGATTGAGGAAGAGAGTAGTAGTACAAGCGAGATCATTGAGGTCAACGATCATGGACTGGTACGCATGGAAACGATCAAAGAAGAGTCGTTTGAGGCAGGTAGTTTGTATTCGTTGGATCTTCAGAGCTTGGAAGATAGCGTGTATGTGGGTGTGGGGAAGAGCGAGTCAAGCATGGAAGCTCTAGTTTGGACGTTAAAGCACGCTGTTACCTCTCCCTCCACCATGGTCTATCTCGTTCATGTCTTCCCTGAGATACTGTACATACCCAGTCCAT TAGGAAAGATTCCAAAGAACCAAGTGAGTCCAGAGCAGGTGCAGAGTTACATGGACCAAGAAAGAAACAAGAGGAGAGAACTActccaaaaatttctaaatgCATGCTCCTCTTCCAAG GTTAAGGTAGATACCATTCTTATTGAGAGTGAGATGGTTTCAAAGGCAATCCTGGACCTCATTCCTATTGTCAACATAAGAAAGCTGGTGTTAGGAACCACTAAATCCAGCCTAAG GAGATTGAAGTTTAGAAAAGGGAATGGGATAGCTGATCAAGTGCTTAAGAGTGCACCAGTAAGTTGTGAAGTAAAGATCATTTGTGAAGGAAAGGAAGTGATTGACCTAATGAGTGAATCACCAACACCATCACCGCGTGCGCGAGGCAATGATGAGATCAATCCCAAGCCTACACAAAAGTCTCCAGTTCAACGCagcatttcaaaaaaatttcaacgcACTGATTCCTTTAAATGGTTGTTGTGCTTTAGACCCAAGGAGTAA